The genomic window GATCCCGCTGCTGCAGGCTGGTTAAGCTCCGGGTTTCTCTGATACCGGTCTCAGGCTCCAAAACTCGCTGCAGGCACCTGCTCCGGACGGCCAAAGGAGCTCGGTACTGGGAGCGCTAGAGCTTCTTAAAGCGGCGCCGCCGGTCCCCGGTCCAGCTGTCTTGCTCTGTAGTTCAGGACTAATGACTAACTAGGGGGATTCGCCCTCGAGCGCCTGAAAGTGAGAGTTTAACCGCCCCACCCGCTGGCGCCCGCCGAAGTTACAGGCGAGGAAGGGTTTCCGGCCTCAGTCCGCTTTGCTCCACGTATTCGTCCTCCCTTTAGGAACAGTCAAGGGAAAAGTTGCATGGAAAAGCGCCCTCCTGGCGGGGAAGGTCGCGCGCCGCCCCCGCGGCTCGGTTTGCGGAGCCGCTCTGCCCGCCTGCAGCGCGCCGGGAGGCCGAGCACACCCCGCGCGCGCCCCGACAAGGTGAAGGTCTGCCCGCGCCCGCTCCCAATTTCCTAAACCAAAAGCTAGGAGCGCGCCCGAGTGTGCGAATCAGCGACTtggagagttttgttttgttttgtattcagTCCAGACCGCCGCGCGGCCAGAGCAGGCAACTCTGCGCCTTAGCGGGAGTCCCTTACAGACCGCTTTGCGCAACTGAGCCCGCCTCTCGCGGCGTCCCATCTCTGAGGGACTGGGAGACAATTGGGTTTTCAACCAAAAAGGAAGAGAGCCTGTGGTGGAGGCAGGATGGAAGAGAAGAATCTTTATTGGAGCAAAAGTGTATGCACACCCGGAAACAAGAAGCATCAGCATCGGAGCACAGAAATTCCAACCGGGGGGGCGGAGTAGGGGGTGTGGAGAGAGGGACTTCATTAGGATGACAAAACTGGCTTCTGGCTCTAGGTTTAAGAGTCGCtagcgtgtgtgtatatgtgcgtgtgtgtgtgtgcgcgcgcgcgcgtgtgtgtgtgagcgcgagCGTGCGTCTCTGTGTTGTTCCAAGATGCATAAAAATTGGACTCCTGGTTTAGTGCTGCtcatcctttctttccttcctccgtTTTCATGCCCCCTCGACCCCCCCCaccactccacacacacagacacacagacacagacacacacacacacacacacacacacacacacacacccgccctaCAGGGTATTAAGAAAGAGAAGGACTGCCCCCCCAAGTCTTCCAAGTGGCTGTGGTCTCTAAGAGCGCTGGGGCCGTCCCCGCCCGGCTTCTAGGCAGGGGAGACAGATGGGGGGCGGGGCCCAttctagaggggcggaggaggcccCGGGTGGGGGACAAGGCGAGGTGAGAACTCAGGATCTGAATCAGTGGCCTGGGAGGGGACTGGAGGAGGGCTAAGAGGACTCGGCGACCGGCGGCTGGGCGGGGGGAACGGAGAGGGGGGCAGTTCTGCGCCAATCAGCGGCGCCGGCCTGGGAGGTTGCTAGCGGTATCCACGTAAATCAAAGGGCGCGGAGCCAatgggagggggcggagggggcggggcccaggcgCGTGCCGCTGCGAGCCGGCGCTGCCAAGAGAGCgggagagagctggagagagcagggagaggggggagcTCCGAGCTAGTCAGAGAGTGAGCGAGAgcaagaaggagggagaggagaaagagagcgagggcgggcgggaggcggcggcggcggcagcagcagaaGCAGTAATAGCTGGAGCAGCAACAGAAGGCGTCGGAGCGGGCGTCGGAGCTGCCCgctgggggaaagagagagaggagagagaaagagagcgagcgaAGAGAGGAGCCCGAGGCGAAAAAGTAACTGTCAAATGCGCGGCTCCTTTAACCGGAGCGCTCAGTCCGGCTCCGAGAGTCATGGCGACCGCAGCGTCTAACCACTACAGCCTGCTCACCTCCAGCGCCTCCATCGTGCACGCCGAGCCGCCGGGCGGCATGCAGCAGGGCGCGGGGGGCTACCGCGAGGCGCAGAGCCTGGTGCAAGGCGACTACGGCTCGCTGCAGAGCAACGGGCACCCGCTCAGCCACGCTCACCAGTGGATCACCGCGCTGTCCCAcggcggtggcggcgggggcggcggcggcggcgggggcgggggcggcggcgggggcggcggcgacGGCTCCCCGTGGTCCACCAGCCCCTTGGGCCAGCCGGACATCAAGCCCTCCGTGGTGGTACAGCAGGGCGGCCGCGGCGACGAGCTGCACGGGCCGGGCGCCCTCCAACagcagcaccagcagcagcagcagcagcagcaacagcagcagcagcagcagcaacagcagcagcagcagcagcgaccGCCGCATCTGGTGCACCACGCAGCCAACCACCACCCGGGGCCCGGGGCATGGCGGAGCGCAGCCGCTGCAGCGCACCTCCCGCCCTCCATGGGAGCGTCCAACGGCGGCTTGCTCTACTCTCAGCCCAGCTTCACCGTGAACGGCATGCTGGGCGCCGGCGGGCAGCCCGCGGGGCTGCACCACCACGGCCTGCGGGACGCGCATGAAGAGCCGCACCACGCCGACCACCACCCGCACCCGCACTCGCACCCACaccagcagccgccgccgccgccgcccccgcaggGTCCGCCCGGCCACCCCGGCGCGCACCACGACCCGCACTCGGACGAGGACACGCCGACCTCGGATGACCTGGAGCAGTTTGCCAAGCAGTTCAAGCAGCGACGGATCAAACTGGGATTTACCCAAGCGGACGTGGGGCTGGCTCTGGGCACCCTGTATGGCAACGTGTTCTCGCAGACCACCATCTGCAGGTTTGAGGCCCTGCAGCTGAGCTTCAAGAACATGTGCAAGCTGAAGCCTTTGTTGAACAAGTGGTTGGAGGAGGCGGACTCGTCCTCGGGCAGCCCCACGAGCATAGACAAGATCGCAGCGCAGGGGCGCAAGCGGAAAAAGCGGACCTCCATCGAGGTGAGCGTCAAAGGGGCTCTGGAGAGCCATTTCCTCAAATGCCCCAAGCCCTCGGCCCAGGAGATCACCTCCCTCGCGGACAGCTTACAGCTGGAGAAGGAGGTGGTGAGAGTTTGGTTTTGTAacaggagacagaaagagaaaaggatgACCCCTCCCGGAGGGACTCTGCCGGGCGCCGAGGATGTGTACGGGGGGAGTAGGGACACGCCACCACACCACGGGGTGCAGACGCCCGTCCAGTGAACTcgagcgggggggaggggcagagcgcggggctccccctccccttcGGTCCATGGCCCTTTCCCGGTCCCCTTGTTTCCTCTCTAACTTCtgattgttcttttatttttaattattattgccccgtcccttaaaaagaaaataataataataataataaggaaagcAACTAAGGCACTGGACTATCGTTTTCGGTAGCAGGTGTAATGATGTGTTTTGACCTTTACAGGCTAGCCCAGGCAATGGAGTGGAGTGTCTCAGAGAGGAAGGAGTGtgtgatagagagagaggaagagatagtAGCAAGCACTGAGATAAGTACCTGGCAAAACTAGATcaatgaccaaaaagaaaaataaaattccaccaAATCGtgataaacacacaaaaacacagctTCCTGAGGCTGGGAGTTGGCACATGCTGTTGTGTTTATCTAATGTGGATCCCcatcaggagagagaaagaatacacGCGTTCGTTCTTTGATGTAGGCAAAAATTTAACCACAATAAATTGCACTGCAAGAAAATTGAAGTTTACATGGACAAATTcatgaacatatttttctttctcccaccATTAATTTAGAAATTgctggggtttgttttgttttgttttgttcagcaGAGAGACTTGACGCCAGCTCTTGGCCACCCTCCATTTCTAACCTTCTTGTGTCACCCCTTGTTCTTCTTGCTGTTTGTGAACTTTGGTTTCCTtctgttcccccacccctccaccccacccctcacactGGTGTAATGTTTATTTACTCCTTTTACCAAAGCAAAAATGATTGGcttcatacaaaataaataattctccGCTTTCAGGAAATGTGCATGGTCTCCCCGTTTTGTCCAAGGCAAGAATCCAGTttggaatacaaaaataaaaatccagcaTTGGTTTTTGTGCCCAGCCACAaagtaaacttcattttcagGCAGTGTTTCTGGGGGAGGTTAtggaggggaggaaaaaaaataaagaaaagtccaTGGGGAATGACTGATAATTCATTTTATCAGGCAGGTCCATTGTGAAGGAACTCAGGAAATGTGGAGGTGAAATATATTTCCAGAGTTGCCCAACAGAAAGTGGCACATTGAAGAGAACTAGAGAAATAGGTTTCTTCAGATGCCCCTGTATAGTTCTCTGCCTTCTGTTTTAATAACTTAACTATGAGAAATTATTTGTGCTGACAGCAGCATTTATACTGTGTTCCtctaatagtattttttaaaaaattatgcggGAACTTAATGTTGTATGCATAGACTGTTTTCTTAGCACACAAATACCCACATGCATACAGGGATTATCTCCACTGTAGACTGGTTTTGTCTTCACTAGCTCATGTGTTTATCAATTCATATTTAAGGTCCCACACCCTCTCTCATGTAATTTATTACAAAAACAAATTACCCAGTTTGACTTGGAcagctttcccccaccccctctctcaccAAGGAAGCCAAATGAAGTGGGGAAGATGCTATTTTCaatccttctttttctccctttgttaATAATTTTAAGTATGATTTCTACCTTATCTTCTTGTGTTAACTCCCATGACAAAAGACTTTACTGGGGAGTGTAGGTGAAAAAAACTTGTAACTGCACTGAAAATAAATACCATTAAACTGTGATC from Sorex araneus isolate mSorAra2 chromosome 4, mSorAra2.pri, whole genome shotgun sequence includes these protein-coding regions:
- the POU3F2 gene encoding POU domain, class 3, transcription factor 2 isoform X1, whose amino-acid sequence is MATAASNHYSLLTSSASIVHAEPPGGMQQGAGGYREAQSLVQGDYGSLQSNGHPLSHAHQWITALSHGGGGGGGGGGGGGGGGGGGGDGSPWSTSPLGQPDIKPSVVVQQGGRGDELHGPGALQQQHQQQQQQQQQQQQQQQQQQQQQRPPHLVHHAANHHPGPGAWRSAAAAAHLPPSMGASNGGLLYSQPSFTVNGMLGAGGQPAGLHHHGLRDAHEEPHHADHHPHPHSHPHQQPPPPPPPQGPPGHPGAHHDPHSDEDTPTSDDLEQFAKQFKQRRIKLGFTQADVGLALGTLYGNVFSQTTICRFEALQLSFKNMCKLKPLLNKWLEEADSSSGSPTSIDKIAAQGRKRKKRTSIEVSVKGALESHFLKCPKPSAQEITSLADSLQLEKEVVRVWFCNRRQKEKRMTPPGGTLPGAEDVYGGSRDTPPHHGVQTPVQ
- the POU3F2 gene encoding POU domain, class 3, transcription factor 2 isoform X2, whose protein sequence is MATAASNHYSLLTSSASIVHAEPPGGMQQGAGGYREAQSLVQGDYGSLQSNGHPLSHAHQWITALSHGGGGGGGGGGGGGGGGGGGGDGSPWSTSPLGQPDIKPSVVVQQGGRGDELHGPGALQQQHQQQQQQQQQQQQQQQQQQQQQRPPHLVHHAANHHPGPGAWRSAAAAAHLPPSMGASNGGLLYSQPSFTVNGMLGAGGQPAGLHHHGLRDAHEEPHHADHHPHPHSHPHQQPPPPPPPQGPPGHPGAHHDPHSDEDTPTSDDLEQFAKQFKQRRIKLGFTQADVGLALGTLYGNVFSQTTICRFEALQLSFKNMCKLKPLLNKWLEEADSSSGSPTSIDKIAAQGRKRKKRTSIEVPNRFSQMILSIG
- the POU3F2 gene encoding POU domain, class 3, transcription factor 2 isoform X3, translating into MATAASNHYSLLTSSASIVHAEPPGGMQQGAGGYREAQSLVQGDYGSLQSNGHPLSHAHQWITALSHGGGGGGGGGGGGGGGGGGGGDGSPWSTSPLGQPDIKPSVVVQQGGRGDELHGPGALQQQHQQQQQQQQQQQQQQQQQQQQQRPPHLVHHAANHHPGPGAWRSAAAAAHLPPSMGASNGGLLYSQPSFTVNGMLGAGGQPAGLHHHGLRDAHEEPHHADHHPHPHSHPHQQPPPPPPPQGPPGHPGAHHDPHSDEDTPTSDDLEQFAKQFKQRRIKLGFTQADVGLALGTLYGNVFSQTTICRFEALQLSFKNMCKLKPLLNKWLEEADSSSGSPTSIDKIAAQGRKRKKRTSIESF